The genomic window TGATTCTCAAGTATCAactatatttgttattatttattgtgagttgATTCTTTGGCTGTGTATTTACAGGGAAAGAAGGAATGCTTTGCTTCTTGCCTCTTCATCTGTTATGACTTGATTAGGCCAGATGTTGCTCTAGAGCTTGCATGGATGAACAATATGATTGACTTCGCATTCCCATACCTCTTGCAGGTTTGTTACATTTTGGCTGGTTGATTTGTTACTTTCTGTTAGTTTATTTATCACAAGCTATCTTaactttgaaatattttctcttagttaaaaatttttacCTGCTTGTGATATTTTTTCAGTTCATCCGTGAGTACACTGGCAAAGTGGATGATCTGGTGAAAGATAAGCTCGAATCTCAAAATGAAGTGAAAgctaaagaaaaagaggagaaagatTTGGTTGCTCAGCAGGTGGTTAACATAAtctgttttctatttttagggTATTTCCATCATTTTAAGCCACATTGTAACACGTTGTTATTTGCAGAACATGTATGCCCAGTTGCTTCCACTTGCATTACCTGCTCCGCCAATGCCAGGCATGGGAGGAGCTCCGGGGATGGGTGGGCCTTTCACTGCACCCCCTCCTATGGGAGGGATGGGAATGCCACCAATGCCACCATTTGGCATGCCCCCGATGGGAAGCTACTAAACTAAAAGCAACATAATGATTCGTCAAAGATTTGCACAAATGACATTTTCATTCGAAAATGAAAACCTTCAGTGCGATGCTTCCGAATCAGTAGTCCGTCAGCTCGTTATTTGTAGTGTAGGTATGAACTGATTTACTTTTTTGTTAGCAGGCAATTTTTTGGTGTCACTGAGGTTGAGTTGAGGATTAAACTTTAGTGACTGACATTCATTCGATAAAAATGGGGACGGTGCTGCCGGGGGCTCATGTATAGTTCCCCCTTTAATATTTACTTCAGCGAAGGCGACATTTGTTTGTTGCCGCCCTTTTGTGGGATTTTTCTCCTTGTATTCCTACGTCATGCTACCCAGCTTTTCCATATTATTTAGTAGATTTTGGATGACAGGAAACCTGAAACTTGTATAAGTTTGATTATAACAGAATGATGTCTTTGACTTTATTTCATTGGGTCTTCTGCAGCTCTTCGTCCAGACATGAAGTTTGCTACTCTGGTTTCATCACTTATTTTGTTCTTGTCAGTGGTTGATGGTCTTTGGTGTTTATTTTGCTTGTCTTACATTACTTTTGTACGATATAATTCCTTGTAAGTCTCATCTCCAGGTCTGTTCCTCCACTAAAATCAGATTAGAGGATGCAAATTATTGAAGGAACAGAAAGTTTCATCATTATGGTATCTTTCATTCATctgtataatataatataaatctGACTGAAGGGTACTattaattgttgttattattatctgGCATCAGTACTGAAAGTTTGGGATTCTGTTCGAGTATCTAAAGTTCTTTCTCTTACAGTAACTAAATGtatagaattaaaataaaaacaactctaaaactctataaaaataaataaataaataaatttgttttacgGCTTGTGAGCATGATGTTAATTTTTTGGTGTGATtgctttgtaatttgaaataattatttatagaaataaGAATAGTACACAATTATATTGAGGGTGTGGATAGGACACACCCTGTGAGGCGTGGGTCTAGGTTGCTCTAGGGTGGTAACTATagacggaaaaaaaaaatcattctcaaattattcttattatttccTTCTCCTGCTTcagtataatataaataaataaataaataaataattgaactATATattcataacttttttttttcttttttattaaaaccaaTTATATATCTTTAGGGTTTAGGTCTCAAAAGGGTCCATAATGAAAAGCCCATTAAAAGATCCTCTCTTAAGTTTAAAGGATTTCCTGGCGCGGGCCCCACACTAAGCACCGCCTTCATCTTTCTCTttcaatctttttcttctttcttctctctctctctctctctctctctctctctatatatatatatatataccatcatAAAACCCTAAACATTCTCCATTTCCTTCATCGCCATCATCGTTCTCGTTCGCTTCCTTCGTCTTACCTCCATCCATGGCCAGCAACGATCCCGAGCGCCGCGATGAGGAGGAGGCACCTGAAGCCGCCGATGATGAGGACACCGGCGCCCATGTCGCCCCCATCGTCCGCCTCGAAGAGGTCTCCGTCACCACCGgggaggaagaggaggacgTCCTTCTCGATCTGTAATTCCGCTTCTTTATTGCTTATCTCTTCTGAGATCTTTGAGGTCTTGATGTTTTGATGTTTGATGATGGTTTTTCAGGAAGGCGAAGCTCTACCGGTTTGATAAGGAGGGGAATCAATGGAAGGAGCGGGGTACTGGGAGTGTGAAGCTTTTGAAGCATAAGGAGAGCGGCAAGGTTCGTCTTGTCATGCGACAGGCTAAGACCTTGAAGATCTGCGCCAATCATCTaggttttctttgatttgattatgtttttaatccCTCGTTGATAGGGTCTGAGGAGTtgatggtttgatttttttttggttttgaattttttttatagtgattCCATCGATCAAGATGCAGGAGCATGCTGGGAATGATAAGTCGTGTGTATGGCATGCCACTGATTTTTCAGACGGGGAGTTGAAAGATGAGATGTTCTGCATTCGTTTTGGATCTGTTGAAAGTGAgtattggcttttttttttaaaaaaaaaaaaaattgtttcttgAATTCATTTGAATGGATGTTTGGGCTTATGTAGGTACATTTTACTTGTCGGGTTTATTTAGTCTATCAGTTGTTCGGGAAACACAGACTTAAGTTTATACGTAATGAGCTAACTATGTTCCAAGTGTGTGATTTTGATCCTTTGGATCGACTCATCACCGTGAACTCTTATTTAGGGTTTTTGGTGAAGAGGGTATTGGTTTCTATTCAATAATGATCAATGTGGGGATCTTTAGACCTGATTAGTAATTGCTGTAGTTTGTTTATGAGGAGTGGGATGCACACTGCttcttagttttatttaataatagcaGTTCTCTGTTTACCCTccattgttctttcttttcggCCAAGATGTGATCCTAATAATTGTTCTTATCATCTTAGATTTAAGGaattagattttgtttttttgttttaataaatggTACCTGCATTATATGGTATGTAGAAACAAATAACTTGCTTACTCTTGGGTCTTTTAAACCATTAAACTTGCCCCAAATGCCTATGTAAGCAATTTTTTCAGGTTATCAAGTAATTGTTTGAgttattttccctttttttagttgattttattatgttattgtaCCCTCAAAGCAGTCCCCTCTCCTCGGGGTGCTTAACTAACTTTTCAAACCTGAATAATCATAATTTTGATGCTCCAAATATGTGTGAATATTGGTCTATGTGTTTTTTCCCTATGATGCCTGTATACAGTGGAAGGTGTAGTTGTTGGTTTGTATAGTTTTTGGTTCCAATAATAGTGACAACCATGAATAGTCATATTATTCATGATTTATTCCTTGTGTTGGTTTGTTTTATCAATATCTGCTAACTCAACTTTTGTTGAGCTATAATACCTAGATAGCAGCAGCGCCatgttattttaaaagaaaatttctgtttttgacaattttgaatttttaaggtGGTCATTAGCTATCCTAATTAtagttaaaataacaaataatgaaCTTCCAAGATGTGttaatttctttttcctcttttgatctctttttgattgaaataattatttaatcatttcAGATATTTGTTTAGTCAATAGTTCTAGACTGGGAAATTGTCTAGGATCAATATAGGCTTTCTTCTTGATTGAATTAGCTGAACAATGTGATAAAAATGGCCTTGGTTTCTAACATGAAGTGAGAGAACATCAGTGGAAATGCCAAAACTAAAATTATATTCTAGGGATGAAAGAGCATGCTTGCGTGGCGGGCTGTTGTTTGGGGAGCGGTGGGAATTGTGATGTATTCTACCACTGACAAGGCCGTACTTGTGTACCACAAGATGTAGTTAGCTCTGCTTCATATCTGTTTTTTTCTTGGGGAAggttttatttggttgttttagCAGTGAAATTTGCGGTGTTGTTGGATTAAATATGCCATCTTTGAGTGCTTCACACCAGATAGTTTCATTGGGTGtcatttatttgtcattttattcAATAGAGTTTTCACAAGAATACCTAGAATGGGATTCCAACTGAGCACCTTTTGTTTTAGAATGTTAGACTAGGCCAATTAGAGGCTATTGCATATCTTCATGTCTTGTCATTTACGGTGCTTTCCATGTCCCTGGTTGAAGACAATAGCATGCTTTTGTATGTCCGCTAGTCTCCCACAGATTTTTCCCTGCTTTACTTGTATTATGTGTAGTAACCATATACGGTCTTGTTTCAGACTGCAAGAAATTTATGGAAAAGGTTGAAAGCATTGCCGAGGACCTCGGAAAGAATGAAGAGAAAGAAAGCGAAGAAACCACCTCAGCAGCTGGGCTATTGGAGAAACTTAGTGTTGGCGATGAAAGCAAAAGCGAGGAGAAGAGCAAGGACGAGGCATCCACAGCTCAGACAACAGAAGAGAAAAAATCTGACGATGATAAGAAACCAGAGTAGCATCCTTCAGAAGCTCGAGCCTTGCGTCCATGATATTTGTTCCTGCTACCTTATTGGAATACACCCATATTTTTCTCATGTTCCTCTGGATTTGGTTCATAAGTTTGTGTAGATGTTaagagtgagtttttgagtatTTTCAGTCCTATTCTGTGGCCATATTCTGTGATTTCCTTCCCAGACTCTTTCAAGTGTCTTTTCATCATGCTGTTAGGGTTGGGTCCTGTTTGAGTACTGGAACTATTTCATTCACTTTtgggttgtttggattggttACTGGTTGTGTttgcaaggtttttttttttttttgttggtatcaCTCTTATTAATTCTTTTGTCTTTGAATTGTATTGTCTGATCTGTGTGTGAAATTATTCTCCAATTGCGTCGCAGAAAAATGTCAATTGAACTTTATAAATGATTTTGGAAGTTTATTCAGTAAAATTTGTGTGTACAAGGGACAGTATTTTACCTGAACCgtattttatttgttgatttttttaaattttttataaattacattATACTTTATTCTGTTGTAGTTAATCGGATTTtacttactaaaaaatttaattattttataaattttataaaaattagtttttttaaaattactcttgatttatatcttcacattttttttcaGAAGTTTAATAGAAtgttaaagataatttttttaaaaaaaataataaatatttattgatgttaaaaaataataaataaataaataaaacataaatttgtgATAGATAGATAAGAACGAAGGAACAATAAACACTGattaattatgttaaataattagaaaaaaatttgggaaaattttattttttaaatcataaatttatataatttttggatAAAGCACTTCTTCAATTCACAAGACTAAAATTGTCATAACATGAATTGTagattattttttgaattaatatattgaataaaatccataaaatatatttttgatctTTTTGCCAGTGGATTGTCACTATGTATATAGCAGCGGCATTGACAATTGTTTGACATAATAAATTGCAATTGCATGCAAGATATACATTGAAATTAAtattaacataaaatttttaaaaatcacaaagtttagaaaaatatgtatatttttaattatatatatggataataAAACCAATTTCAtacatgaagaaaaagaaagtagaACATTATACATACCCTTGagtgcaattttttttagatattataaatgaaataattaataaaacaaaaaatataaaataagtaatgaaacaaaaaatataaaaccagTCTACACCAAAACATTTTGCAAtaaattctattaaaataaaaaaatacaaattatatatatatccgcAGGTGAGCACAATATTTATTACTGTGCTATAATGAGATATAATCAGTGGTTAACTGGGTTGAGTAGAGGATGgatgctctctctctctatatatattccCAATTTTTGACCCAAAATACCCCCGGTTCTATggcaattttttattaaaatattataaataaaataattaataaaaaaaaaatataaaaccagACTACaacactataattttttttgcaataatttctattaaaacaaaaaaaatacaaattatatatatatatatttttcaatttatgacCCAAAAATACCCCCGGTTCTATGGCGGCTTAATAATAGACAAAAACTTTGTTCCCTAAATACCCGTGTCTTTCTATAACTAGCTAACTTTTCTTATTAGTTCTCCAAAATTTTTAGTCTTTCTTCCCAAATTACACCTCTTCAGGATCCCTCTCTCTCCTGAATTTATAAATCCCTAATCCTAAAAAAccctctttttattcttttctcaaaacCCTCGCTTTCGATCTCTCCTCTcgttctctttctctcttagGTCAGCTTCCCCTCTTTGATCGATGCCTCTTTTGTTTCTGATTGCTGTATGATCGCATTTTTAGTATCCATTAGTTGCAATTACGTGATTTCTTACAGCAATTGCATTTGTTGTCGCTGTTGCTGTGTCAATTATGAGTgttttttgggaatttttttggATTAATTGTGTGGCTTTCTTAGCTTTGATCTGTTATTCATGCGGTTGGTTGAAGAGTATCGTTTTGCAACTGTTGGCGAGTTGGATTTTGCTTCTCTTcttgattttttggttttgaatcttGTTTATTGCTCGTCTTCAATTCCATGTGTTTGTGATCATTGAATGCGGTTGTTTTGTAAGCTAGCAAAGTTGTGATTTTGGTTGGAGATGTTAAATATAAGTTGTTTTTCTGATATATGATCAGTTTAATTTGGGATTTGCTGTGAATTAGCTTGCTTAAAGAGTAGTGGgatttattttctgttttctgGGCGTTGTTCGAATGAAAGAATGATATTTTGAAGTGACAAGTGTCAATTGCTTCTGTTTTGCTTTCCTGGTCTGTAAATCTGGATGTTTGTGGATTGTGGTCACCTTTCTTCCACCGCTTTTGGAAATAAATTCTCATATGGAGATTATGCCAAGCGGTCTCTTTCCATTGGATTTGATCATGGGTtagaaat from Dioscorea cayenensis subsp. rotundata cultivar TDr96_F1 chromosome 9, TDr96_F1_v2_PseudoChromosome.rev07_lg8_w22 25.fasta, whole genome shotgun sequence includes these protein-coding regions:
- the LOC120269504 gene encoding ran-binding protein 1 homolog c-like, coding for MASNDPERRDEEEAPEAADDEDTGAHVAPIVRLEEVSVTTGEEEEDVLLDLKAKLYRFDKEGNQWKERGTGSVKLLKHKESGKVRLVMRQAKTLKICANHLVIPSIKMQEHAGNDKSCVWHATDFSDGELKDEMFCIRFGSVENCKKFMEKVESIAEDLGKNEEKESEETTSAAGLLEKLSVGDESKSEEKSKDEASTAQTTEEKKSDDDKKPE